GCGCGCAAATCCCCCATCCACGGGTTGCTCACGCTGCCCAAGTTGACGACGCGAATGCCGCCGATGGTGCAATCGAGCTGCCAATGGGTGTGGCCGGTGAAGATGAGATCGGCGCCACAGCCTTCGATCACGGCGGCGATCTGATCGTCGGTCATCGTGGGCCGGATGCCGGCGCCGTCATCCGTGCCCGGTGCGGCGTGCACCAGCAACACGCGCGCGCCGTTCGGCAACGTGAAGCGTTGCTCCAGCGGGAGCGCGGCCATCCAGTTCAGCCAGCCCGACGCGACCAGCGCACCCTGCGTCCAGCACAACATGGCCAGCCGCGTCGTGACGGTCGGCGCGGACTGGGGTGACTGCGTGATCTCTGCCGCGGCTTCGCGCGGGTCGAGCAGGCTACACACGTAGCGGTCGGTGTTGCCGCGCACGAAGCGCGTGTTGGGCAATTCGTTCAACCGCTCCAACACGGGAACGGGAGATGGGCCGAGCGCCGCCAAGTCGCCCAGAATCCAGTATTCGTCGGCGCCACCGGCGGACGCGATGTCGTTCAGCACGGCATCCAGTGCGATCGCGTTGCCGTGGATGTCGGAGAAGATCGCAGCTCGCATGACCGCCAATTGTAAGGCGGCATCAGGACTTGGGCAGTCGCAGGGCCGTGGCAGTAGCCGTGTGCTTCTCGGCGGATGAAGGCTGAATGCCGGCGCGCCAATCGGGCGGCAGCGCCAACGCCGCGAGCGCGCTCAACAGCGGTAGCGCGGCAAGCATGATCAGGCTGGTAGTCAGGCCCAATCGGTCGGGCTCGGCCAGCGATCCCGTGATCGCCGTGCCGATGCCGCCCATGGCAAAGGCGAACCCCAGCGCGATGCCCGACGCCACACCGGCGTTCTTCGGGAACAGCTCCTGCGCCATCACGATCAGCGGTGGCCAGGACGCGCCGGCCACGAAGCCGGCCAGCATAGCGACCGGATACACGGCCAGGCCGGGGACGGTGAACAGCGCCAGCGTCATCAGCGCGTAGATCAGCCAGGAAGCGATCATCACCCGTCGCCCGCCGAGTCGGTCGGCCAGCACGCCGCCGGCCAGCCCACCTGCTGCCAGGGCAAATAGGTTGGCGCTGGAAATGCGGCTGGCTTCTTCCACGCTCAGTTGCGCCATTTGCGTGAAGTACACCGGGATGTAAGCGGTGGTCGCCGATTGAACCCACGCCCGCATGAACATGATCGCCATCAGCGCGACGATGGCGAACAGGCCAAAGTGCCGCGCCGGTAGGACGCCGCCGGTCTGTGACGCCGACCTGCCTTCCACATGCGGCTGGCCTTGCGCGCTCAGCACCAGCGGAATCAGCGCCAACCCGATTACGCCGATGACGACGCTGCCATGCACGCCCATCGCGGCCATCGCTGCCGCAGCGATCACCGGGCCGATGGCATAGCCGCCGTTGCCGCCCAGCATGAAGATGGACATGGCCGCCGCTTTGCGCGCGCCGCCCGATCGGCTGGCACCCGATGCGCCATGCGGATGAAAGGCCGCCGAGCCGCAGCCGGCCAGACAGGCCATCGCGACCAGCGCCGGATAGCTGGGCGCGAACCCGAGCGATCCCTGGAAGATTGCAATGCACGCCAGGCCCAGCGCCGACTGATAACGCCCGCCCGTGCGGTCGCTCAAATAGCCGAACAGCGGCTGCGTGAGCGACGAGCTGATGGCGTAGGCGCCGATGACAAAACCGGTCTGGGCGATGGTCAGGTTCAGCGTGCGCGCCAGATAGACCATGATGACTGGCAGGGCGCCGGCACACAAGTCCACGCTGAAATGGGCGAGCGAATAGCTCCACAGCGCGCGATTTTTGAGCAGGGTAAGCATTGCGCGGCAACGAGAATTGTAGCGTCACACCCAACCGAGCGCACGCGCGATTGCCGCGCCGGCGACGGCGACGATCAGGCATCCGCCCAACAGAGCGACCGGGCTCACCCGCCGATAGCGCATCAGCCACCCCATGGCCAGCGTAGCGGCCAACGGCAACGCGCCGGGCAGAATCGCATCCAGCACGCGCGTCTGCACGGCCAGCTGCGCCGCGCCAATCTGAATTGTGCCTGCGCCGGGCAGCGTGATCGGCACAAGCACGACCACCAGTGCGCCTAGCGTAAATGCTCCCAGGCGCATCGCGCCGAACAAAGCCGGGCGCAACCAGTTGTTGGCGCGCGCCCAGTCGCCGAAGCGGCGCGTTTGGGCATAGCCAAGTTGAAAGCTGGCGAATCCGGCCGCCAGCACGAGCGCCGATTGGACGAACGCGAACATGAACGGCCCGATCAAGCTGCCGCGATCCGCCAGCGCCACGCCGGCAGCGATGAGCAGCGAGCCGACCGCGCTCAGCATCACCGTCCCGCCGATCACATCCAGGCCGGCCATGACGCCCGTCTTCGCACCGACCAACTCGGCGTCGTTGATCGCTTCGCCGTTGGCGCGGCGTTCCTCCAGGGCGATGAGCGCGCCGACCAGCGACGCGCCGAAGGTCCACTCGCAGTTGAACAGCGTCAAGCCGCGCCGGAGCAACGTGACGCGCTCGCTGGCCATCTCGCACAGCCGCTTGGCCGCCGGCGCGAGTGCCGCGGCGAAACCCATGTTCTGAAAGCGCTCGAAGTTCAGACCGGCGTCGTGGAAGAACATCCACAACACGAACGAAGATTGCAGCTCCGCCGGCGACAAGCGCTGCTCCGGCAAGTAGGCCTCGGCCTGATCGGAGGGCAGCACGTCGGCGACGAGCATCTCCGCGTTCGCCTCGGTGCGCCGGCGGGCCAGAAAGGCGTGGATGACGGCGATGCTGCTGCCGAGGAGCGTCGCTTGGACCAGGCCTAAGTAAGGCGCGCTCAGCCAGCCCAGGAAGAAGTAGGCGATACTGCTGCCCTGCATGACCAGCCGCAGGCTCATGGCGATGCCGAGCGCAGCCAGCAGATGGCGGCTCCAGTCCATCGCCAGTTGTATCCATGCCGGGATGGACGCGGCGATGCCGGCGATGGTCGGCGCGTCGAACAGCAGGATGAACAGCGCCGGCAGGAACGACGTCAGCACGACCCAGATCTGCGTGGGGACGACGTTGAGCAGCGCGACGATGCTGATGTCGCCCTGGTCGGCGAAGTAATCGGCCCAGTGCGCGACCACGGTGTTGAACATGCCGCGCGCAAAGTTCAGCGCGACCCCGAATACGACCAACGCGCCGAACAGTGCTGCCGTCTCTGGCGACTCAGGGCGCAGGCCACTCAGTAGCATCAGCGGCACGCCCACGTAGCCGATCAGCGCCACGTCCGGGCCGACTTGCACGCGGAGTTGGCTAAGGGCAAGCGTGCCCAGGTTGAGCGCGCCGCCGATTTGTGCGCCGCGGATCGGGTCGCCGAGCAGCGCGCCGGCGATGGTGCCGGCGACGAGCGGCTGCGCTAGCACATAACCACCCAGCCCGGCGTTGAAGGCCGAGCGGGCGAATGCGTAGAACAGGGCGATGAGCGCGGCTTGCAGGACGCTCATTCCGGCTCACCGTCCTTTACCCTTGCTCTTCTTCGATGCTTTGGTTTGCGGCGCTGCTTTGCGCTTGGCCGGCGTGCTCGCCTTCTTGGCTGCCGTCTTCGGCTTCGACGTTCGCTTTTGCGTCGCCTGTTTAGTACTTGACTTCTTCGCGCGCGCCGGTTTCGCCTTTTCTTTCTTCGCAGCCGCCGGTTTCGTTGCGGCTGGCTTCTTGGCCGCCTTCGGCTTTTCGGCGGCGGCTGGCGGGCGCGCCGTTTCGGCGGTCTTCGCGGCCATGAGCCGGTCGTACGTCGCCAGCACGTTGGCCAGGTGGAGTTGTACTACGGCGCCGTTCAGCAGCACGCGCGGCATGCCGCATTGTTCGATGGTGATGGCTTTGGCGTCGTCGCGGCTGCCACCGGCGTCAATCAGCTTTTGCACCTTGCTGCGCAGGTTGTCCAGATAGTTGACCTGCCGGCGCAGCGTGTCGCGGATCTCGCCGCGCAGGATGATCTCACCGTGCCCCTGCACAATGTTCTCCAGTTGCATGGCGCCGATGGTCTCCAGCGACTTCTTGAGCTGCTCGGGGTCGCCGTTGGTGATGGTCGGCAGGGCCATGACGGTGTCGCCGGCGAACAAGAGGCGCTCCTCGTGCAGCAGCACCGAGACGCAGTCGGACGTGTGGCCGGGCGTGTGGATGATCTCCAACGTCTTGCCCGGCAGGCGTAGCGTGACGCTGTTCGTGGTGAAAGTGAACGTCGGCAGGCGCAACTGGATGGGCGCGAATTCTTGCGATTGTTCCTTGGCGCGCTGCAGGGCGGCGAAGCCGCGCTCGATCAAAATCTCGCGCGCCATTTCGTGCGCGATGATCTCGGCTTTTGGGAAGAGAAAGGCGCCGTATACGTGGTCGGCTTCGTGTCCGGTGTAGATGATGAAGCGCACACCGTCGGGACAGCACTTGCGGGCGAACAGGGCGATCTGAGCCGTTTCGCTCGGGAAAGGGAGCGTGTCAATCAAGATGCCCGTGTTGCCGGAGACGATCAGGCTGGCGGTCACTTGCGCATAACGGTCGCTGGTGAAGATGTAAATGTCTTCCGAGGCCCTTTCCCAATGCATGCCGTGAGGATACCCAAGCTTTTGACGTAATGCAAATTTCGAGACATAAATTTACACAAACGACGGAGGACGCAAGACGTAAAACGTAAGACGTAAACGCGCTGCTCGCCACGCGCCCGTGCGAGTGAGAGTTTATTCGCCGACCAACGCCCGATAGGTGTGCGGCTGGCGCTGTTCGAGCAGGGGGAAGAGGTTGCGCCAGAAGCTCATCGCCCCGAAGTCCAGGTCGGCGACCAGCACGGCCGGCCGGCTGCGCGGCGCACGGGCGATGATGCGGCCGGTCGGATCGCATACGAACGACGAGCCGTAGAACCGCACGACGCCCTCATCGCCGGTGCGGTTGACCGCTGCCACGAACACGCCGTTGGCGATGGCATGGGCGATCATCACCGTTTGCCAGCGCGGCTGCGTGTCGAAGCCGGGGAAGTCCGGCTCGGAGCCGATGGCGGTCGGATAGACGATTAGCTCTGCGCCTTTCAGCGCGCAGATGCGCGCCATCTCCGGAAACCACTGGTCGTAGCACGTCGGCACGGCGATCTTGATGAATCCCAGATCGTGCACCGGATAATCCGAGTCGCCGGGTGTGAAGTAATAATCCTCATGATAGCCGCTGCCGCGCGGGATATGCTGCTTGCGGGTGAAGCCGAGCAGGTTGCCACGCGGGTCGAAGATGACGGCGGTGTTGAAATAGCATCCATCGGCGCGCTCGAATAGCGAGCCGACGACGAACGCGCCGGTCTCATGCGCCAGCCGGCTACACAGCGCGCTGGTCGGCCCGTCGCCGAGCGGTTCGGCCAAGGCGAAGCGTGCGGGGTCTTTCGTGTCGGCGAAGTAGCGATGCAACGTGAGTTCCTGCAGACAGACCAACTGTGCGCCGCGGGCTGCGGCGGCCAGCGTGCTGCGGCGCAATGCTTGTGCGTGCCGGGCGGGGTCGGCATGCCAGCGCTGCTGCACCAGCCCGATGCGGACAGTGCGTTCCTTGCGCTCCTGGGTTTTGCGCGTCGGCATGCGGGGATTCTATACACAATCCATATCGGTCGGATACACAGGTGCATTCGCCGACGAGGGCAGACGTAGAGCTGTCCCGGCGTAAACGCCTGGGCGGAAAGGGGCGGGATGCGCGCGGCTTGCCTGTATGCTCGGCGCTGGGATTGATCCCGGCGCGACCGAAGCGAATACCGCTGCGGGCCAGTCCGCGCTTCCCCATTTTGAAATGCACCACTTGCATCCCAGCGGCGCGGGCATATACTCCCGTGCCGTAAGAGAGACCATCTGCCGGCTGATTCACAGGAGGGAAGCATGTCGCGGTGCGTGTCGGTGCGCCTTCGCTCGCAAGCAGGTTTGAATCTCGTGCTGAGCGCCGCCCTGGCGCTGATGTCGCTCTCGTTCACCCCCCCCCCCGCAAACGCCGCCGGCCGAGACCGGCGTAGCCGCGCCGGTCGAGTCCGCCGGCGCGCCGGCCCGGCCGGTGAACTACGACCCGCTCGGTGCGGTGATCGTCCCCGGCCACCCCGACTTCAACCGCCTGTTCGACCCGTCAGCCCAGCCACCCGCCGACCCTGCCCTTCAACGCCTGCCCGAATTGGCCGGCGATCCAGGCCGCCCGGCGGCCGAACCACCCCTCGCCGCGGAAGCCGCCCCGCTGCCCGAGCTGCTGCCGCCGGAGGGTGTGCTGCGCGCCCACGTCGCCTTCGACCCCGCCTACGCCTTGCCCGGCGAGACCTTGGCCGCGACGCTGGTGCTGCGTGCACGCCGGCCGCTCGAGGGCCTGAGCGTGCGCCTGACCCTGCCGGAGGGGCTGGACTACGTGCCCGGCAGCGCCCAGGAGGCGAGCTACGACCCCGCCACGCGCATGCTGAGCTGGGCGAAGGCCGGCGTGGATCAGACCGGCTTGGCCGAGTTCCCCTTCCAGGTGCAGGCGAGCGCGGTCAAAGCCGGTGCGCCTGAGCGGGACGAAGACAGCGTGACGCTCAAGGTCATCCCCGAGGTGCAGCTCGGCGAGGCCGGCGGCCTGAGTGTCGAGGCGCTGGCGCAGGCGGTGGTGATCGGCGCCGCACCGGCCGAGGCGGCGTTGTCCGCCGAGGGCGGGACGCTCGTGCTGCCCGGCGGGCGGGTGACGCTCGCCTTCGCCCCCGGCGCGCTGGCGTCGCGCGTGGCGCTGCGCAGCAGCGTCTTCCTGGAGCGCGCCGAGGCCGGCGGGTTGCCCGCGCTGACCTTCCGCGTGGAGCCGGACCTGGTCTTCGCCGCGCCGGTGACGGCGACCGTTGACCTGCGCGGGCTGCTGAGCGAGGCGCTGCTGGCCGCGGGCGTCGAGCCGGCGCTGGCCTACCAGCGGGTGAGCACGCGCACCGAGCAGGCCAAGCTGGCCGACGGCAGCGCCAAGACCGTCGAGGTGCACCAGGTCGTCTACGAACCCGTGCCGGCGCACTTCAACGCCGCCCAGGGTGTGTTGACGGCGCCGTTGCGCCACTTCTCGTCCTACACCGTGATCTTCCAGGTGCCGGCCGGGCGGCCGGAGCCGTGGAAGTTCGCCCCGAACATGGGCGGGGTGAGCCCGTTTCGTGGGTCGGCCACCTACGCCCAGAGCATCGAGCTGCCGGAGCTGCCTGACGGGGTGCAGCCCAACCTGGCCATCGCCTACTCCAGCGCCGGCGCGGAAGGCGGCGGCTCGGGCGATGACTACCGCATGGGCGCAGGCTGGAGCCTGGACGTGCCGCACGTGCGCCGAGGGGTGAAGCTGGAGAAGCGCCAGTACACCACCTGGTCGCCGCAGTGGGGCACGCTGTTCCAGCAATACTACGAGCTGATCACCAATGACCAATACAAGCTCAGCCTGGGCGGCGTGGAATACAACCTGATCTACAAGGGCAGCGCCAACGGGGCGGACGAATTCGTGACCCAGAACTACGCGCCGGTGCGGGTGTATCGCTGCACGTTCGGGACGTCGTGCAACGGGACGGCGCTGCCGTTCGGAGGATTCAGCGATTTCGGCGTGCCGGCGCCGTATTACTGGCAAGTGTGGACGGCGGATGGGACGCGCTACGCCTTCGGGACGGACGCCGCCAGCACCAAGGTCTTCCGCAAGCGCAACGGCAACCTGATCGCCTACCAGACCTGGTATCTGCGCTACGTGTATTCGCCGCGGCGCGACGACCCGGCCGTCACGGGCGGCTGGTCGGCCGAGTGGGTCTACGCCGAAGAGCCGATGAGCGGCGACAACGGCATGGTGGACGGGCAATCGTCTTGGCAGATGGGGGCGGACTGGGAGAGCAACACCCGGCTGAGCTACATCCGCTACGGCAACCGGCACAGCAGCCCGCCGCGGGGGTATGTGGTGCAGTTCCAATACACCGGTTCGCCGGCGCGCCTGCACGCGATCTGGAGTTGTCGCTACATCGCCGGCGAACCGGACAATTGCCCACAGGATGCCTGGCGCCTGCGGCGCTACGAGCTGGGCTATGCTGGCCCACCGTGGAACCCCCGCGTGGCGCGCATCACCCCGCAGGCGTGGGACACCGGCATCAACGGCTGGCGGCAGTTGCCGAACATCACCTTCGAATACCAGAACGCCAACGACACGCTGGTGCGGGCGATCAACAACGGCTATGGCGGGCGGGTGGAGTTCGGCTACTGGCAGGGCTACCGCAACGACCGGACGTATTTCCACGTCAACCAGCGCACGCTGCGCGACGGGCTGGGCGGGGTGACCGTCGAGACCTACGAGTTCTCCAACCCGTGCTGGAACGACGCGGGCAGCCCGTGCCACCTGGGGCATGACGACGTGTATCCGGAGTCGCGCGGCGGGCTGATGGGCTACGGCACGCTGGTCAAGCGAGTGAGCCCGCAGGGCGGCAGCCCGCTGAGCGTGGTGCGCACCGACACGCACACCGACCGGCGCTGGCTGGGGCAGGTGTATGACACGCGCCACTACTCGGCCGACGGCGGGACGGTGCTGCGCGCCGGCCGAGTGTGGTATGGGGTGAACGAGCCGGCCCCGGGCCAGCCGGCGGGCACCTGGCTGAGCTGGGCAGCGGTGACGGATGAATTCCCCTTCGGCGACCTGAGCTACGCCGCCGGCAACGTGCCGCCCGGCGGGGTGCTGATGACCCGCGTCGAGCGGCGGGTGGACGGATTGGGGAATCCCACGGCCGAGTTCCGGCGCGGCTTTTGGCATCGCGGCGGCGACGAGTTGAGCACGCATTGGGGCTACACCCACAACTGGACGCGGTGGGTCGTCGGGCGGGTGGCGTGGGAGAACCGCTTCAACGGCATTCACGAGAACGCCGACATCCCGCAGTTGCGCACGCAGACGCTGGTGTATTACGACGGCCACTCGCACTACTCCACCGCGCCGGTGCGCGGGCTGGTGACGCGGGTGGAGCGCGGGCGGCAGGGCCAGTTCTGGGTGAGCGAGACCTACGGCTACGACGGGCAGGGCAACCTGACGGCGATCACCGACCCGCGCGGCCACACCAGCACGGCCGGCTACGACCCGGTGACGTTGAAGGTGCTGTGGGTGCGCAACCCGCTGAACCACACCACTGCCTACGCCTACTTCGGGGTAGACGGTGTGGCGCGCCCGGCGGGGCAGCCGTGGGGTGCGCTGGCCTCGGTCACCGACCCGAACCAGGTTCAGGAGCGCTACTGGTATGACGTGTGGGGGCGGGTGACCGCGGTGGTGCGCCCCGGCGACAGCGACGGCTACCCGACCTTGAGCTACGCCTACAGCGACGCCGACCAGGCGGCGATCAGCCCGCCGTTCAAGGTGGAGACCTGGCAGCGCGAGGCCGCCGGCTGCGGCGGCTGCGTGCACCCGACGTTTACGTTCTACGACGGGTTGGGGCGGCCGGTGCAGACGCGCAGCGAGACGATCAACGGGGCGCAGCAGCAGGTGGTGAACATCACCTACGACGCGCTGGGCCGCGAGGTGCGCCGCTTCGTGCCGGCCCTGGAAGGCTTCAGTTGGGGGTTCAGCCGGCCGGGCGGTTGGGATGGGCGGCCGCACACCCTGACCGAATATGACCTGCTGGGGCGAGTGACGCGGGTGGTCGGGCCGGACGGGGCAGCGACGCGCACGCTGTATGGGCAATCTGGCGGCGTCGAGGCGCGCCGGCGGGGGGTGGACGCGCTGGGGCGCACCAAGGTGTGGGTCAGCGACGGGCTGGGACGCCTGGTGCGGGTGGAGGAATACACCGGCAACTTCGACGCGGGGACGCACGCGCTGTATGCCCAGACGCACTACGCGTATGACTGGTTGGGGCAACTGACCCGGGTGACCGACGCGCTGGGCTACGTCACCACCATCGGCTACGACGCCCTGGGCCGCAAGATCAGCATGAGCGACCCGAACATGGGCAGTTGGAGCTACGCCTATGATGCCAACGGCAACCTGATCGGCCAGACCGATGCCAAAGGCCAGACGCTGACGTTCACGTATGACGCCCTCAATCGTTTGACCAAGAAGGCGGTCAACGGCGTGGACATCGCCGGCTACGCCTACGATGCCACGTGGTGGACGAGCGGTGCGCATCCGGTCGGGCGGCGCACCATCGCGCAGGTGCTTAACGGCGCGACGGGCACCAACACCTGGACGCGCTGGGAATATGACGCCCGCGGGCGGGTGAAGAAAGAGACTCGCTCGGTGGACGGTGTCCCTGGGACGTTCGACGTCCAGTTCGCCTACGACAGCGCCGACCGGGTGACGAGCATGATCTACCCGAACGGCGAGGTGGTGACGACCGGCTACGATGACGCCATGCGGCCGCGCAGCCTGAGCGGCGCGAGCGTCTATGTGTCGAACGCCACCTACAACGCGCTGGGGTTGCTGACGCGGATGGATCACGGCAACGGCGCGCGCACGCAGCGCTACCACTACGGCAGCGACCTGGAATACCCGAACGCCGGCAACACCAGCTACGGGCGGCTGCGCCGGCTGTGCGTGGCCACCAGCAGCGGCAACTGCGACGACGAAAGCAGCGCCGCCGGCGCGCTGTTGAAGCTGGTGTATGCCTACGACGCCGTCGGCAACATCCGCTTCAGCGGCGACCGGACGACCGGCGAGCGGCTGGCCTACAGCTACGACGACCTCGATCGGCTGACGGGCGTGGCGCCACAGGTGGGCTGGCCGGGCTACAGCGAGAGCTACAGCTACGACGCGATCGGGCGGATGACGTTCAAGACCGGGGTGTGCGGCGGGGCGTTGTCCTATCAACACCCCGGCAAGCCGCACGCGCTGACGCATTGCGATTGGGGGGTGATCGCCAGCTACGATGCCA
The window above is part of the Candidatus Roseilinea sp. genome. Proteins encoded here:
- a CDS encoding hydrolase, with the protein product MPTRKTQERKERTVRIGLVQQRWHADPARHAQALRRSTLAAAARGAQLVCLQELTLHRYFADTKDPARFALAEPLGDGPTSALCSRLAHETGAFVVGSLFERADGCYFNTAVIFDPRGNLLGFTRKQHIPRGSGYHEDYYFTPGDSDYPVHDLGFIKIAVPTCYDQWFPEMARICALKGAELIVYPTAIGSEPDFPGFDTQPRWQTVMIAHAIANGVFVAAVNRTGDEGVVRFYGSSFVCDPTGRIIARAPRSRPAVLVADLDFGAMSFWRNLFPLLEQRQPHTYRALVGE
- a CDS encoding MFS transporter yields the protein MLTLLKNRALWSYSLAHFSVDLCAGALPVIMVYLARTLNLTIAQTGFVIGAYAISSSLTQPLFGYLSDRTGGRYQSALGLACIAIFQGSLGFAPSYPALVAMACLAGCGSAAFHPHGASGASRSGGARKAAAMSIFMLGGNGGYAIGPVIAAAAMAAMGVHGSVVIGVIGLALIPLVLSAQGQPHVEGRSASQTGGVLPARHFGLFAIVALMAIMFMRAWVQSATTAYIPVYFTQMAQLSVEEASRISSANLFALAAGGLAGGVLADRLGGRRVMIASWLIYALMTLALFTVPGLAVYPVAMLAGFVAGASWPPLIVMAQELFPKNAGVASGIALGFAFAMGGIGTAITGSLAEPDRLGLTTSLIMLAALPLLSALAALALPPDWRAGIQPSSAEKHTATATALRLPKS
- a CDS encoding ser/threonine protein phosphatase, encoding MRAAIFSDIHGNAIALDAVLNDIASAGGADEYWILGDLAALGPSPVPVLERLNELPNTRFVRGNTDRYVCSLLDPREAAAEITQSPQSAPTVTTRLAMLCWTQGALVASGWLNWMAALPLEQRFTLPNGARVLLVHAAPGTDDGAGIRPTMTDDQIAAVIEGCGADLIFTGHTHWQLDCTIGGIRVVNLGSVSNPWMGDLRASYYLLEADERGYRLEHRRVKYDRDAVIAQLQRMNHPGVRALSAHFRGERLPPWM